One Alkalicoccus halolimnae DNA segment encodes these proteins:
- a CDS encoding glycoside hydrolase family 31 protein, whose product MKPSASEYIEIESFGQGVQFKNPVSDHTVKIYVLGEKLFRVIFVPEEGLQLDKTWLTAPGMEDIPAAGRERLDVSSFAKTAFTVKDNNENFSIETTGLKAVVSKNNGLFSWYEYSRKTQEWTMLAKDRNTQAYNWDRKLGSGIQHYMERSPNEAFYGFGEKTGMLNKKGEKLQMRNLDAMGYDPLKTDPLYKHVPFFMVKNPDHVYGMFYDNTSTCSFDMGKELDQYHGLFRSFQAEGGELDYYFIGGEALSDITKTFSWLTGKTFFGPKWSLGYSGSTMTYTDADNAQEQLQQFLDDCRRYDIPCDSFQLSSGYTSIGDKRYVFNWNKEKFPDPQKLVESFKEAGIRFSANIKPAMLIDHPKYQEAKEKELFLKNKETNEEEIVQFWDEKGAYLDFTNPSTQQWWKSQVTEQLLSIGITSTWNDNNEFEAWHPSVIAHGFGNPLPLSLIRPVQPLLMMKASFEAQSEYHPGERPYVISRSGAPGMQRYAQTWTGDNYTSWESLKYNLRTGLGLSISGIYNIGHDVGGFAGQAPSRELFLRWIQQGIFHPRFTIHSWNEDKSVNVPWMYPDIIESVRFLMKERVRFIPYLYSLLYLASEKYEPLIKPTFFSFENDENTFKDTDSYMLGNDLLVYPVTEEGARSIKCYLPENDAGWYHFYTGEYYSPGSYEEPAPLDQPILFAQAGSVIPRNEGKITFDKMEENRTLHCFPAKKEQESTAVLFEDDGHSTSYKTESGHCKWKITMKSSDKEIQVTTGAEGEFPLPYRTITFAFPVGEKRKIFINDSLAEGPVVTLKEEELC is encoded by the coding sequence ATGAAACCATCTGCATCGGAATACATTGAAATCGAATCGTTTGGTCAAGGTGTTCAATTTAAGAATCCGGTATCAGATCATACGGTAAAAATTTACGTTCTTGGTGAGAAATTATTTCGAGTTATTTTTGTTCCGGAAGAAGGGCTTCAGCTAGACAAAACCTGGCTGACAGCTCCCGGGATGGAAGATATTCCGGCTGCCGGGAGGGAACGGTTGGATGTGTCCTCTTTTGCAAAGACAGCATTTACCGTTAAAGATAATAATGAAAATTTCAGTATTGAAACCACTGGATTAAAAGCGGTCGTTTCAAAAAATAATGGGTTGTTCAGCTGGTACGAGTACAGCAGGAAGACGCAGGAATGGACTATGCTTGCGAAAGACCGGAATACGCAGGCTTATAACTGGGACAGGAAATTAGGAAGTGGTATTCAGCATTACATGGAACGTTCTCCAAACGAAGCATTTTATGGTTTTGGTGAAAAAACCGGAATGCTGAATAAGAAGGGTGAAAAGCTGCAAATGAGGAACTTGGATGCAATGGGCTATGATCCCCTTAAAACAGATCCTCTCTATAAGCATGTGCCCTTTTTCATGGTGAAAAATCCGGATCACGTTTATGGAATGTTTTATGATAATACGTCTACCTGCAGTTTTGATATGGGAAAAGAATTAGACCAGTACCACGGTTTGTTTCGTTCTTTTCAGGCAGAAGGAGGAGAACTTGATTACTACTTTATTGGAGGAGAAGCTCTCTCTGATATAACAAAGACGTTTAGTTGGCTGACGGGAAAGACTTTCTTTGGACCAAAATGGAGCCTCGGCTATTCTGGATCTACGATGACTTATACAGATGCGGACAATGCACAAGAGCAGCTGCAGCAATTTTTGGACGACTGCCGCCGATATGATATTCCGTGCGATTCTTTTCAGCTTTCTTCCGGATATACGTCGATAGGTGATAAGCGATATGTATTCAACTGGAACAAAGAAAAGTTTCCGGATCCTCAAAAACTTGTGGAATCATTTAAGGAGGCGGGAATTCGCTTTAGTGCAAACATAAAACCAGCTATGCTCATTGATCATCCGAAATATCAAGAAGCAAAAGAAAAAGAGTTGTTTCTTAAAAATAAGGAGACGAATGAAGAAGAAATCGTCCAGTTTTGGGACGAAAAAGGAGCCTATCTGGATTTTACGAATCCGTCTACACAGCAATGGTGGAAGAGCCAAGTTACGGAACAATTATTGAGTATAGGTATAACTTCTACCTGGAATGATAACAATGAATTCGAAGCGTGGCACCCTTCTGTTATAGCCCATGGATTCGGGAACCCGCTGCCTTTATCGCTCATCAGGCCGGTACAGCCGCTTCTGATGATGAAAGCTTCCTTCGAAGCTCAGTCGGAATACCATCCAGGGGAAAGACCATATGTAATTTCTCGTTCAGGAGCACCCGGCATGCAGCGGTACGCTCAAACCTGGACTGGGGACAATTATACTTCATGGGAATCATTAAAATATAACCTGCGCACAGGCTTGGGACTTTCTATTTCGGGTATTTACAACATCGGACATGACGTAGGAGGTTTTGCCGGCCAAGCTCCTTCGAGGGAACTGTTTCTGCGTTGGATTCAGCAGGGAATTTTCCATCCAAGGTTTACTATTCACTCCTGGAATGAAGATAAATCCGTCAATGTGCCATGGATGTATCCAGATATTATAGAATCGGTCCGTTTTTTAATGAAAGAGCGCGTCAGGTTTATTCCATATTTGTATTCCCTGCTTTATCTGGCATCGGAAAAATATGAACCTTTAATAAAGCCGACCTTCTTTTCATTTGAAAATGATGAAAATACGTTTAAAGATACAGACAGTTACATGCTGGGGAACGATCTGCTTGTTTATCCAGTGACAGAAGAAGGAGCCCGCTCCATCAAATGCTACCTCCCTGAGAACGATGCTGGATGGTACCATTTTTATACCGGAGAGTATTACAGTCCGGGCAGTTATGAAGAACCTGCTCCACTGGATCAACCCATTTTATTTGCCCAGGCTGGAAGTGTTATTCCACGTAATGAAGGAAAAATAACATTTGATAAGATGGAGGAGAATCGGACTCTTCATTGTTTCCCTGCGAAAAAAGAGCAGGAATCTACAGCGGTATTATTTGAAGATGATGGCCATTCCACTTCTTATAAAACAGAAAGCGGCCATTGTAAATGGAAAATTACGATGAAATCATCAGACAAGGAAATACAGGTAACTACCGGAGCAGAAGGAGAATTCCCACTTCCTTACCGGACGATTACGTTTGCATTTCCAGTTGGGGAAAAACGTAAAATTTTCATAAACGACAGCCTTGCGGAAGGACCGGTTGTTACTTTAAAGGAGGAGGAACTGTGTTGA
- the uxuA gene encoding mannonate dehydratase, whose protein sequence is MEMSFRWYGKSDPVTLSQIRQIPDVEGIVTAVYDYEAGEVWSKEVIDNLKNTIEKEGFTWNVVESVPVHEDIKLGKDSRDKWIENYKQTMKHLSANGIKTICYNFMPVFDWTRTELNASLPDGSNSLAYDENTLETIDPLSGELTLPGWDLSYQTEDLKKLMEDFRQLTEEQLMENLIYFLKEIMPTAEEEDIKLAIHPDDPPWSIFGLPRVVTGKQAVQRILTEVDSPSNGITFCSGSYGADEKNDLETIIQTAAGRIHFVHLRNIKYGKGRSFQETAHSKNHGSLNMIQLVRKLHEAGFSGPVRPDHGRMIWGEKGRPGYGLYDRALGAQYLNGIIHTLEGSR, encoded by the coding sequence ATGGAAATGAGTTTTCGATGGTACGGAAAAAGTGATCCGGTAACATTGTCCCAGATACGACAAATACCTGATGTAGAAGGGATTGTCACAGCCGTCTACGATTATGAAGCAGGAGAGGTCTGGTCAAAAGAAGTAATTGATAACTTAAAAAACACTATTGAAAAAGAAGGTTTTACCTGGAACGTCGTGGAGAGTGTTCCCGTCCATGAGGATATTAAGCTTGGAAAAGACTCAAGGGACAAATGGATCGAGAACTACAAACAGACAATGAAGCATTTAAGTGCGAATGGAATTAAAACTATCTGCTACAATTTCATGCCGGTATTTGACTGGACCCGCACAGAGTTAAATGCTTCTCTCCCGGATGGTTCGAATTCTCTGGCGTATGATGAAAACACGCTGGAAACAATTGACCCTTTATCTGGAGAATTGACGCTTCCCGGTTGGGATCTGTCTTATCAAACGGAAGACTTAAAAAAATTAATGGAAGATTTCCGTCAGCTTACAGAGGAACAGCTGATGGAGAATCTTATCTACTTCTTGAAAGAAATCATGCCGACAGCAGAAGAAGAAGATATTAAACTGGCAATTCATCCTGATGATCCGCCCTGGAGTATATTCGGCCTTCCCCGGGTCGTCACAGGCAAGCAGGCTGTTCAGCGTATTCTAACAGAAGTAGACAGTCCTTCTAATGGCATCACTTTTTGCAGCGGCTCCTACGGGGCAGATGAAAAAAATGATTTAGAGACTATTATTCAGACGGCAGCTGGACGCATACATTTTGTTCACCTTCGGAACATAAAGTATGGAAAAGGCCGCTCTTTTCAGGAAACAGCGCATTCTAAAAATCATGGATCATTAAATATGATTCAGCTTGTTCGGAAGCTTCATGAAGCTGGTTTTTCGGGGCCTGTACGACCGGATCATGGAAGAATGATCTGGGGAGAAAAGGGCAGACCTGGTTATGGTCTCTACGACCGGGCTCTGGGAGCTCAATACCTTAATGGAATAATTCATACGTTGGAAGGGAGCAGATAA
- the eda gene encoding bifunctional 4-hydroxy-2-oxoglutarate aldolase/2-dehydro-3-deoxy-phosphogluconate aldolase has protein sequence MKQWETLQKMLRSQLTVVLRASSKEELIQLGSAVYEGGGRSLEVTYTSPGAGEAITELKNLFPDAVVGAGSVLDSETVRHSQLHGAEYIVAPSFDAESAKTAFRYQTPYIPGCMSLSEMTVALEHGCSLIKLFPGQHFTPDFIKAVKGPLPQVSIMPTGGVSIDNAAKWIERGAVCVGVGGEITNVFRDHGAKEVTKQTENFLRTIGGAYK, from the coding sequence ATGAAACAATGGGAAACTCTTCAGAAAATGCTTCGTTCCCAGCTGACTGTCGTACTGCGTGCTTCCTCTAAAGAAGAGTTGATTCAACTCGGCAGTGCAGTTTACGAGGGAGGGGGGCGTTCCTTGGAAGTAACGTACACTTCTCCGGGAGCAGGAGAAGCGATCACAGAGCTGAAAAACTTATTTCCGGATGCGGTCGTAGGCGCCGGGAGCGTTTTGGACAGCGAAACGGTTCGACACAGCCAGCTTCACGGAGCTGAATACATTGTGGCTCCATCATTTGATGCTGAAAGTGCAAAGACTGCTTTTCGATACCAGACCCCTTACATTCCTGGCTGTATGAGCTTGTCTGAAATGACAGTGGCACTGGAACATGGCTGTTCGTTAATTAAACTTTTCCCGGGACAGCATTTTACACCTGATTTCATTAAAGCGGTTAAGGGTCCTCTGCCTCAAGTTTCGATTATGCCTACCGGTGGAGTATCTATCGATAATGCAGCAAAATGGATAGAACGCGGAGCGGTATGCGTAGGAGTGGGCGGCGAAATCACAAATGTATTTCGTGACCATGGTGCCAAAGAAGTAACGAAGCAGACGGAAAACTTTTTACGTACAATAGGAGGTGCTTATAAATGA
- a CDS encoding type II toxin-antitoxin system death-on-curing family toxin, protein MIFDKNAGSYIYLEEHEVIEINRRQMAEEGKKSILKEPGELSIILESPYLISFGVELYPTLWEKAACYLYKLTVAHVFENANKRTAFLAAYIFMRANGYIITAERDVLYDFMLALADSINPAGYEEAVAFIRRESVPVN, encoded by the coding sequence ATGATATTCGATAAAAATGCAGGAAGTTATATATATTTAGAAGAGCATGAAGTAATTGAAATCAATCGTCGTCAGATGGCAGAAGAAGGTAAAAAAAGCATCTTAAAAGAACCGGGGGAGCTTTCCATTATATTGGAATCTCCCTATTTAATTTCTTTTGGAGTGGAGTTATATCCTACACTATGGGAAAAAGCAGCCTGCTATTTATATAAACTTACGGTTGCCCACGTATTTGAAAATGCGAACAAGAGAACCGCTTTTTTAGCTGCATACATATTCATGAGAGCGAATGGCTATATTATTACTGCAGAGAGAGATGTACTATATGATTTCATGCTTGCGCTGGCAGACAGCATCAACCCTGCAGGATATGAAGAAGCTGTTGCTTTCATTCGTCGGGAATCCGTCCCAGTTAACTAA
- a CDS encoding sugar kinase, which produces MILTIGEVLMRLSADEGSALAESDKLNIHIGGAEVNVAKGLSQMGVKTGIYSVVPDNDIGARALRDIRSAGVEEKWIFKDGDRLGLYFHEEGFSLKPPVVIYDRKDSSFYRLPENKVKPKELFEGVSALHVTGITLAINTEVREYVKWLIRQAKDEGVFVSFDMNYRSKLWSPSEAGAALKELLPYIDFLFAGEKDFRLLLQWDAPDLEHKEVLAYYYEKAKREFNIKGAASTNRIIHDQNHHSLTGYLFYESQLMESSKIDFQVKDRIGGGDGFASGILYGLHNGLAPEETLNRGMAVGVYQHFFKGDQINISENMIQTLSNPVPQDLLR; this is translated from the coding sequence ATGATACTGACTATTGGAGAAGTATTGATGAGGTTATCAGCGGACGAAGGCAGTGCACTTGCAGAATCGGATAAGCTGAACATCCATATTGGCGGCGCTGAAGTTAATGTAGCCAAAGGACTTTCTCAAATGGGTGTAAAAACAGGCATTTATTCCGTAGTGCCGGATAATGATATCGGAGCAAGAGCTCTCCGGGACATAAGAAGTGCCGGAGTAGAAGAGAAATGGATATTTAAAGATGGAGATCGATTAGGGTTGTATTTTCATGAAGAAGGCTTTTCATTGAAACCGCCGGTCGTTATATATGATCGAAAAGACTCCTCCTTTTACCGCCTGCCTGAGAATAAAGTGAAACCTAAAGAATTATTTGAGGGCGTGTCTGCACTCCACGTAACGGGTATCACTCTGGCAATTAATACAGAGGTAAGAGAATATGTTAAATGGCTCATTAGACAAGCGAAAGATGAGGGCGTCTTTGTTTCATTTGACATGAACTATCGATCTAAACTCTGGTCTCCTTCTGAGGCAGGTGCTGCATTAAAAGAGCTGCTTCCGTATATAGACTTTCTATTTGCAGGAGAAAAGGATTTCCGCCTTCTTCTTCAATGGGATGCACCGGACCTGGAACATAAGGAAGTTCTCGCCTATTATTATGAAAAAGCGAAACGTGAATTTAACATTAAAGGTGCAGCATCAACAAATCGAATCATACACGATCAAAATCACCATTCTTTAACCGGATATTTGTTTTATGAGAGTCAGTTGATGGAATCATCAAAAATTGATTTCCAGGTGAAGGACCGTATCGGTGGCGGAGACGGTTTTGCATCAGGAATTCTCTATGGTCTTCATAACGGTTTGGCCCCGGAAGAAACCTTGAACCGTGGGATGGCAGTCGGTGTGTATCAGCACTTTTTCAAGGGGGACCAAATCAATATTTCTGAAAACATGATTCAAACTCTCTCTAACCCTGTTCCGCAGGATTTACTGCGCTAG
- a CDS encoding SDR family oxidoreductase, which yields MPEQLTMSLEGETVVITGGSGVLGTSMAEALFQAGAQVAIIGRKAEKAEAKAAEIDPQQKRCLGFGADVLNKNQLEAVRETIAENLGACTILINGAGGNHPKASTSKERFEDGDLEKKDVQSFFDLEENAVNELFQLNFTGTLLPTQVFGQDLIKNKGSIINISSMNADRPLTKIPAYSGAKAAVSNLTQWLAVHFAPVGVRANAISPGFFLTDQNRSLLLNEDGTYTERANKIINQTPEARFGEPEDLTGTLLWLCSKKASGFVNGVIIPVDGGFSAYSGV from the coding sequence ATGCCAGAGCAGCTAACAATGTCTTTAGAGGGCGAAACAGTCGTCATCACCGGGGGAAGCGGAGTTCTTGGAACTTCTATGGCTGAAGCGCTCTTTCAAGCTGGTGCCCAAGTAGCTATTATAGGAAGAAAAGCGGAGAAGGCAGAGGCCAAAGCAGCCGAAATTGATCCTCAACAGAAACGGTGTCTGGGCTTCGGTGCAGATGTATTAAATAAAAATCAGCTCGAAGCTGTAAGAGAGACAATTGCAGAGAACCTGGGAGCCTGCACTATTTTAATCAATGGTGCCGGCGGAAATCATCCGAAGGCCTCTACTTCAAAAGAGAGGTTCGAAGACGGAGATTTGGAAAAAAAGGATGTTCAGAGTTTTTTCGACCTGGAAGAAAATGCTGTGAATGAATTATTCCAGCTGAATTTTACTGGGACTCTTCTCCCGACACAGGTATTTGGGCAGGATCTTATCAAAAATAAAGGGTCGATTATCAATATTTCATCGATGAACGCTGACAGACCGCTCACTAAAATTCCTGCATACAGCGGGGCCAAGGCAGCAGTCAGTAATCTGACACAGTGGCTGGCTGTTCATTTTGCCCCGGTGGGTGTGAGGGCTAACGCGATTTCTCCAGGTTTTTTCCTGACAGATCAGAATCGAAGTCTATTATTAAATGAAGATGGAACGTATACCGAACGTGCAAATAAAATTATTAATCAAACTCCGGAAGCACGCTTTGGAGAGCCTGAAGATTTAACAGGAACCTTGCTGTGGCTTTGTTCCAAAAAAGCTTCCGGTTTTGTAAATGGAGTCATTATACCTGTCGATGGTGGTTTTTCAGCATATTCAGGAGTATAG
- the uxaC gene encoding glucuronate isomerase has protein sequence MLTYIHEDWLLQNEIGKRLYHETAKHLPIIDYHNHLSPEDIYKDRHYQNLTEIWLEGDHYKWRAMRASGVEEKNITGNTSDWEKFSTWADTVSKLIGNPVYHWTHLELYRYFGEDRLLNRQTKEDIYLMGKQKLQDGSLSTKKILEKEKVVFLGTTDDPADSLNYHRLLEDEAALTAAPSFRPDIAMKTESPAEFNEWIKRLEAASGKTVERLEDFLAALKDRIAYFKKHGCRASDHGLAQIPSKKISEKKASLFFNKVKEGEPLTLEEQDGFRYFILSYLAGEYKQAGWVMQFHIGPLRNTNSVIHQKIGADSGGDSMRNGVSSTALHEFLNELNTEGNLPKTILYSLNPNDYPVLAAAAGSFQSSETAGKVQVGSAWWFNDHIDGIQQHLRTLSSIGSIYSFVGMLTDSRSILSMSRHDFFRRILCNEFGKWVLEGKAPADETLLKDYVKKISYENAADYFQIKNKMGGSEKNGNEFSMVRKK, from the coding sequence GTGTTGACTTATATACACGAAGATTGGCTGCTCCAGAATGAAATTGGGAAGCGGCTTTATCATGAAACAGCGAAACATCTGCCTATCATTGATTATCATAACCATCTATCTCCGGAGGATATTTATAAAGACCGTCACTATCAAAACCTCACGGAGATATGGCTGGAAGGGGATCATTACAAATGGCGTGCGATGCGTGCCAGTGGGGTAGAGGAGAAGAATATTACTGGAAATACTTCCGATTGGGAAAAATTTTCAACCTGGGCGGATACGGTGTCTAAGCTGATTGGAAATCCGGTTTACCACTGGACTCATTTAGAATTGTACCGCTATTTTGGTGAAGATCGTTTGTTAAATAGACAAACTAAAGAAGATATTTATTTGATGGGTAAGCAAAAACTTCAAGACGGCTCCTTATCCACCAAAAAAATCTTAGAGAAAGAAAAAGTTGTTTTTTTAGGAACTACTGATGACCCTGCCGACTCTTTAAATTATCACCGGTTGTTAGAAGATGAAGCTGCTTTGACTGCAGCACCTTCTTTCAGACCTGATATAGCGATGAAAACAGAATCTCCTGCAGAATTTAACGAATGGATAAAGAGGCTTGAAGCTGCTTCCGGAAAAACGGTAGAGAGATTGGAAGACTTCCTTGCTGCTTTAAAAGATAGAATTGCCTATTTCAAAAAACATGGCTGCCGTGCTTCTGACCATGGTTTAGCTCAGATTCCTTCTAAAAAAATATCGGAAAAGAAAGCTTCACTGTTCTTTAACAAAGTAAAAGAAGGAGAACCATTAACTTTAGAAGAACAGGATGGCTTCAGATATTTCATCCTTTCTTATCTGGCAGGTGAATATAAACAGGCAGGGTGGGTCATGCAGTTCCATATTGGGCCGTTAAGAAATACCAATTCAGTAATCCATCAGAAAATTGGAGCTGACTCAGGCGGAGACTCCATGCGGAACGGGGTGTCTTCCACTGCCCTCCATGAATTCCTGAATGAATTGAACACGGAAGGAAATCTTCCCAAAACAATTCTGTATTCGTTAAATCCAAACGATTACCCTGTACTGGCAGCGGCAGCGGGAAGCTTCCAGTCAAGTGAAACAGCAGGAAAAGTTCAAGTCGGGAGCGCCTGGTGGTTCAACGATCATATTGATGGCATCCAGCAGCATTTGCGAACCCTCTCATCAATAGGCTCGATTTATTCTTTTGTTGGCATGCTGACGGATTCCAGAAGTATTCTTTCCATGTCGCGGCATGACTTTTTCCGAAGAATTTTGTGTAATGAATTTGGAAAATGGGTGCTTGAAGGAAAAGCTCCCGCTGACGAAACGCTGCTTAAAGATTACGTGAAAAAAATCAGCTATGAGAATGCTGCGGACTATTTTCAAATTAAAAACAAAATGGGGGGAAGTGAAAAAAATGGAAATGAGTTTTCGATGGTACGGAAAAAGTGA
- a CDS encoding DEAD/DEAH box helicase — translation MEYRLRELERENEELKKVNKKYRRLLEENGLLDDSSHKDRKKQLIANRIRIFRQLFRGREDVFARRFETKDGKTGYAPVKDHKSRQNAVVTDEMIFQHLSGVETLGIYPLTLSHGCYFLAADFDKQNAKKEAYAFYEACCRKGIPCALESSRSGEGLHAWIFFSEEVPARLARNLGAVLLKEACSILNQKKLISFDRFFPTQDEVKDKGVGNLIALPLQGEKRKQGTTVFINEKGQIIEDQWGYLERMEKYSLKKVEQVLYQNRAGEKPSTEVGKNVLVKNGIIIPESIVTNELKDTFVDMCSFHNPEYYKAKANRLSTDRMPSVIKGYEKVDGAYIFPRGKQEEILEAFGQVELKDKRSYGKPLDVAFLADLFPEQQSALEALETKNCGVLSAGTGFGKTVVAAALITRRRVSTLILVHRTQLIDQWKAKLTAFLNLDSKQIGQIGGGRNKATGLVDIATIQSVRNKPELLQYGQVIVDECHHISAYTFEEILKKTTAAYVHGLTATPKRKDGLHPLMFMQCGPVVYKTDAKNQAAVRSFHHILKPKRTSFAAGERSAVNLQDMYKCMMLDEERNEKIFNDILEAIDRKRSPLVLTERVAHLDLLVDRLEPFVKNIIVLSGRLSKKELTGQMKKLAEIPPDEERLIVATGKYIGEGFDDPRLDTLFLTMPISWKGSIEQYVGRLHRAYDGKESVEVYDYVDEKIEKLQKMYQKRLSGYKRLGYLLEEEAKKDQKQMKLF, via the coding sequence ATGGAGTACAGGTTGCGGGAGCTCGAGCGGGAGAACGAAGAATTAAAGAAAGTAAATAAAAAATATCGCAGGCTGTTGGAAGAGAATGGTCTTTTAGATGATTCCAGTCATAAGGATCGTAAAAAACAATTGATTGCGAATCGCATACGTATATTCAGGCAGCTGTTCCGCGGAAGAGAGGACGTATTTGCCCGAAGGTTTGAAACTAAGGACGGTAAAACAGGCTATGCTCCTGTAAAAGATCATAAATCACGTCAGAATGCTGTTGTTACAGACGAAATGATTTTTCAGCATTTATCAGGTGTGGAAACTTTAGGAATTTATCCGCTGACACTTTCTCATGGCTGTTATTTTCTGGCGGCGGATTTTGATAAACAGAATGCGAAGAAAGAGGCTTACGCTTTTTACGAGGCATGCTGTAGAAAAGGCATACCGTGTGCTCTTGAAAGCTCTCGTTCGGGAGAAGGCCTGCATGCCTGGATTTTCTTCTCCGAAGAAGTGCCCGCCAGGCTTGCAAGAAATCTGGGGGCAGTGCTTTTGAAGGAGGCCTGCTCTATCCTAAATCAAAAAAAGCTAATTTCTTTTGACCGATTTTTTCCTACTCAGGATGAAGTGAAAGATAAAGGTGTTGGGAACCTTATTGCCCTTCCTCTTCAAGGTGAAAAAAGGAAACAGGGAACAACTGTCTTTATTAATGAAAAGGGTCAGATAATAGAAGATCAGTGGGGATATTTAGAACGCATGGAGAAATATTCTCTAAAAAAAGTAGAACAGGTTCTTTATCAGAACAGAGCGGGTGAGAAACCTTCAACGGAAGTGGGGAAAAACGTATTAGTAAAGAATGGTATCATCATCCCCGAATCGATAGTAACAAACGAGTTAAAGGATACGTTCGTTGATATGTGTTCATTTCATAACCCCGAATACTACAAAGCGAAAGCGAACCGACTTTCGACGGACCGGATGCCAAGCGTTATTAAAGGGTATGAAAAAGTAGATGGGGCATATATTTTTCCGAGAGGAAAGCAGGAAGAAATTCTGGAGGCGTTCGGACAAGTGGAGCTGAAAGATAAACGTTCTTACGGAAAGCCGCTGGACGTAGCTTTCCTGGCTGACTTGTTTCCAGAGCAGCAGTCAGCTCTGGAAGCTTTAGAAACGAAAAACTGCGGTGTTCTTTCAGCTGGAACTGGATTCGGAAAAACGGTGGTAGCGGCTGCTCTTATCACCAGACGCAGAGTAAGTACGCTTATTCTTGTCCACCGTACGCAGCTGATTGATCAGTGGAAAGCGAAATTGACGGCATTTTTAAACCTCGATTCAAAGCAGATCGGTCAAATTGGCGGCGGCAGAAATAAGGCGACAGGACTTGTGGACATTGCTACTATACAAAGCGTCAGGAACAAGCCGGAGCTTCTCCAGTACGGACAGGTTATCGTGGATGAATGCCACCATATCTCCGCCTATACCTTTGAAGAAATACTTAAAAAAACAACGGCAGCTTATGTCCATGGTCTGACAGCAACTCCGAAAAGAAAAGACGGTCTTCATCCGCTCATGTTCATGCAGTGTGGTCCGGTTGTATATAAGACGGATGCTAAAAATCAGGCAGCCGTACGTTCTTTCCACCATATTTTAAAACCGAAGAGAACATCGTTTGCAGCTGGTGAGAGAAGTGCTGTAAATCTGCAGGACATGTATAAATGTATGATGCTCGACGAAGAGCGGAACGAGAAAATATTTAACGATATTTTAGAAGCGATAGACCGGAAAAGGAGCCCGCTTGTATTAACTGAAAGAGTTGCTCATTTAGATCTCCTGGTCGATAGACTGGAGCCTTTTGTAAAAAATATTATTGTATTAAGCGGACGTTTAAGTAAGAAGGAACTAACCGGACAGATGAAAAAATTAGCAGAAATTCCACCGGACGAAGAACGTTTGATCGTAGCTACGGGAAAATATATCGGCGAGGGATTTGACGATCCAAGACTTGATACATTGTTTTTGACGATGCCGATTTCGTGGAAGGGCAGTATTGAGCAGTATGTCGGCCGGCTGCATAGAGCTTACGATGGTAAAGAATCAGTGGAAGTGTATGATTACGTTGACGAAAAAATAGAGAAACTGCAAAAAATGTATCAAAAAAGACTCAGCGGTTATAAAAGGCTGGGCTATTTACTGGAAGAAGAAGCGAAAAAAGATCAAAAGCAGATGAAACTTTTTTAA